In Marinobacter sp. es.048, the following proteins share a genomic window:
- a CDS encoding homocysteine S-methyltransferase family protein codes for MKELLDNHHFILAEAAIIERLRRSEKVELDKSLVQAPLIYSDEGRAELKSLYREYLGIAEVNNRPILLCTPTWRANRERVQASNQPQSINVDATKFLKELVVEESRKVPVKIGGLIGCKNDCYLPEEGLSLNEASEFHKWQVDQLADSGVDFLIAVTLPSVEEAAGIALAMEATGLPYIISFVIGSDGNVLDGTGLQKAIDYVDGKTTSKPLGYFVNCSYPSFLDPDTLSEKLFERLIGIQANASSLSHDELEGSEELRSESVEEWGALMTQLNRDFGLKILGGCCGTDGKHLEYLTENIT; via the coding sequence ATGAAAGAGTTACTAGACAACCATCACTTTATCCTCGCCGAGGCTGCCATTATCGAAAGGCTCCGTCGTAGCGAAAAGGTAGAACTGGACAAGAGTTTGGTTCAAGCCCCATTGATTTATAGCGATGAGGGTAGAGCGGAGCTGAAGAGCCTGTACCGGGAATATCTGGGCATTGCTGAGGTTAATAACCGGCCAATATTGCTTTGTACGCCTACTTGGCGGGCAAACAGGGAGAGAGTGCAAGCCTCAAATCAACCACAGAGCATTAACGTTGACGCCACAAAGTTTCTGAAGGAATTAGTTGTCGAAGAATCCAGGAAAGTGCCCGTTAAAATTGGTGGTCTGATTGGCTGTAAAAACGATTGCTATCTGCCTGAGGAAGGCCTGTCACTGAATGAGGCGAGCGAGTTCCACAAATGGCAGGTCGATCAACTAGCAGACTCGGGTGTGGATTTCCTCATTGCAGTTACTCTGCCTTCAGTAGAGGAGGCCGCTGGAATTGCTCTTGCAATGGAAGCTACGGGATTACCTTACATCATAAGTTTTGTGATCGGTTCCGATGGTAACGTCCTGGATGGAACAGGGCTTCAGAAGGCAATTGACTATGTCGATGGCAAGACCACGAGTAAACCGCTTGGATATTTTGTTAACTGCTCCTACCCGTCATTTCTTGATCCAGACACGCTTTCTGAAAAATTATTTGAACGGCTGATTGGTATACAGGCAAATGCCTCCTCCCTGAGCCATGACGAGCTGGAAGGTTCAGAAGAACTAAGATCCGAATCTGTTGAAGAGTGGGGAGCGCTTATGACGCAGTTGAACAGAGATTTCGGATTGAAAATTCTTGGTGGTTGTTGTGGTACCGATGGCAAGCATCTCGAGTATCTGACGGAGAATATCACCTGA
- a CDS encoding ZIP family metal transporter, whose translation MSAIALVGSVTVVLKPATLDRLLLPFVSLAAGTLIGGALFHMIPEGSAALDPLAASMWLAAGFVTFLGLELFLNWHHSHSSQRIGRQPVTYLILVGDAVHNFLGGLGIASTFLINPAAGITAWVAAAAHEVPQELGDFGILVRGGFPRRNALLWNFLSALTFPLGALVAYFAAQQFEVSGLVLFGAGNFIYIAASDLVPEIKANKSFRAAATHFGFFSVGIALTLFLAMWNT comes from the coding sequence ATGAGCGCCATCGCCTTGGTGGGCAGTGTCACGGTAGTGCTCAAGCCGGCTACTCTTGATCGTTTGCTTCTTCCCTTTGTCTCCCTTGCAGCGGGAACACTGATTGGTGGTGCCTTGTTTCACATGATTCCGGAGGGTTCTGCCGCCCTCGACCCGTTGGCCGCCAGTATGTGGCTCGCCGCTGGTTTTGTCACCTTTCTGGGTTTGGAGCTGTTTCTTAACTGGCACCACTCACACAGTTCCCAACGTATAGGACGCCAACCAGTAACCTATCTGATCCTTGTTGGTGATGCTGTTCACAATTTTCTCGGCGGCCTGGGGATTGCTAGCACCTTCCTGATCAATCCAGCTGCCGGCATTACCGCTTGGGTGGCGGCGGCAGCCCACGAGGTTCCACAGGAGTTGGGCGACTTTGGTATTCTGGTGCGCGGTGGCTTTCCTCGACGAAATGCTTTGCTGTGGAATTTCCTCTCGGCACTGACTTTTCCTCTTGGAGCCCTCGTCGCTTATTTTGCAGCCCAACAGTTTGAAGTGTCCGGTTTAGTGCTTTTTGGCGCAGGCAACTTCATTTACATTGCCGCTTCCGACTTGGTACCGGAGATCAAGGCAAATAAAAGCTTCCGCGCCGCAGCCACGCATTTCGGTTTCTTTTCAGTCGGGATAGCACTGACGCTATTCCTCGCAATGTGGAATACATGA
- a CDS encoding Imm32 family immunity protein yields the protein MEDYLLTFETDEEGEQVFVHCDPAGLEYFAKQLLEIAAKAKADEFPHDHYFTEEWGGSELSSEQQSEKGRLIDHVKVYGWPTVKGGKPYSKT from the coding sequence ATGGAAGATTATCTCCTAACGTTCGAAACTGACGAGGAAGGTGAACAGGTTTTCGTTCATTGCGATCCGGCGGGGCTAGAGTATTTTGCAAAGCAGCTCCTCGAAATCGCTGCAAAAGCGAAAGCTGATGAGTTTCCCCATGATCATTACTTCACCGAGGAATGGGGCGGCAGCGAGTTGTCATCTGAACAGCAGTCTGAAAAAGGCAGGCTTATAGATCACGTGAAGGTGTATGGCTGGCCCACGGTCAAAGGTGGCAAACCGTATTCAAAAACATAA
- a CDS encoding DUF2235 domain-containing protein translates to MKRIAVCFDGTWNRPEEILGEDFPTNVLQFARAIRPTDGNGVEQVVFYDWGIGSYHDSLRAGATGYGLEKNVMDGYRFLVHNYEPGDEIFLFGFSRGAYTARSLCGMINNCSILRKEHGSRIEEAFKLYKTKKHKANGDHSMAWKAKYSLEKRTPIRFVGVWDTVGALGLPFTFFGLIKDRDLFYDCKIGSNIRVARHALSLDEQREDFEPTLWEPRDGTDLAQVWFAGVHSDVGGGYEPDKQGRTLADIPLLWLKEEAQKNALLFNDSLPAETHANADQHNEYKGKYKLLGKLVREIPPPEINRTWVHPSVKERYAGGYRSEPIEQYNKLHGQWPPLWPG, encoded by the coding sequence ATGAAACGCATTGCTGTCTGCTTCGATGGCACCTGGAACCGCCCTGAAGAGATTCTGGGTGAGGACTTTCCCACCAACGTTCTGCAATTTGCCCGCGCCATCCGGCCTACCGACGGTAACGGGGTGGAGCAGGTGGTGTTCTACGACTGGGGCATTGGCTCCTACCACGATTCTCTTCGGGCCGGCGCCACCGGGTACGGGCTGGAGAAGAACGTGATGGACGGCTACCGGTTTCTGGTGCACAACTACGAGCCCGGCGACGAGATTTTCCTGTTCGGGTTCAGTCGCGGTGCCTACACGGCCCGCAGCCTGTGCGGGATGATCAATAACTGCAGCATTCTGCGAAAAGAACACGGCAGCCGGATCGAGGAGGCGTTCAAGCTCTACAAAACCAAGAAGCACAAAGCCAACGGCGACCACTCCATGGCCTGGAAGGCGAAATATTCGCTGGAGAAGCGCACGCCCATCCGGTTTGTCGGGGTGTGGGATACCGTGGGCGCCCTGGGCCTGCCGTTTACTTTTTTCGGCCTGATCAAGGATCGGGACCTATTCTACGATTGTAAGATCGGCAGCAACATTCGAGTCGCCCGCCACGCGCTTTCGCTGGACGAGCAGCGGGAGGATTTCGAACCCACGCTCTGGGAGCCGCGAGACGGCACCGATCTGGCTCAGGTCTGGTTTGCCGGGGTGCATTCGGACGTCGGCGGAGGTTACGAGCCAGACAAACAAGGTCGCACCCTGGCGGATATCCCCCTGCTGTGGTTAAAAGAGGAAGCGCAAAAAAACGCCCTGCTGTTCAACGATTCCCTGCCCGCCGAAACCCACGCCAACGCCGATCAGCACAATGAGTACAAGGGCAAGTACAAGTTGCTGGGCAAGCTGGTGCGGGAGATACCACCGCCCGAGATCAACCGCACCTGGGTGCATCCCAGCGTTAAAGAGCGTTATGCCGGCGGGTACCGCAGCGAACCGATCGAGCAGTACAACAAGCTCCACGGCCAATGGCCACCGCTCTGGCCGGGATGA
- a CDS encoding SMR family transporter — translation MKSWIFLGVAIVAEVIATTGLKASEGFTRLWPSLLVIAGYTIAFYFLSLTLKEIPVGVAYAIWAGMGVVLVALIGWLIYGQALDAATVIGMALIITGVAVINLFSKSVAH, via the coding sequence GTGAAGAGCTGGATTTTTCTGGGCGTTGCCATCGTAGCGGAAGTGATTGCCACCACCGGCCTGAAAGCCAGTGAAGGGTTTACCAGACTCTGGCCCAGCCTGCTGGTGATTGCCGGCTATACAATTGCCTTTTACTTCCTCTCGCTGACCCTGAAGGAAATTCCCGTGGGCGTGGCTTATGCCATCTGGGCGGGGATGGGCGTTGTGCTGGTGGCACTTATCGGCTGGCTGATTTACGGGCAGGCTCTGGATGCCGCCACTGTGATTGGTATGGCGCTGATCATCACCGGTGTTGCAGTGATCAATCTGTTTTCCAAGTCAGTCGCTCACTAA
- a CDS encoding SGNH/GDSL hydrolase family protein, which yields MHLPFWLTTTLLFPVLLYQGKQARRTTPRLPEAGGAPCGQYGEGTPARRVLVIGESTAAGVGVETHDQGLASQLAREIHERTGQTIAWHTSGVNGIRLGALIHKLETAELPEADVVLLSMGVNDTTGFTPRFRFRRQLRALRELLAPRYSGPILLLSVPPMHLFTALPSPLRHVMGWRARQLDNLYIRLARQFPEDFRYVNYPVVTDPELLARDGYHPGQKGYRYIAEALADRVSPTNQPD from the coding sequence ATGCATCTCCCCTTCTGGCTGACCACTACCCTGCTCTTCCCAGTACTGCTCTACCAGGGCAAACAGGCGCGCCGCACAACGCCGAGGTTGCCGGAGGCCGGGGGCGCTCCGTGCGGTCAATATGGTGAAGGCACTCCCGCCAGGCGAGTCCTGGTGATTGGCGAATCCACGGCGGCAGGCGTGGGTGTTGAAACCCACGATCAGGGCCTGGCCAGCCAGTTGGCAAGGGAGATTCACGAGCGCACGGGCCAGACCATTGCCTGGCATACCTCCGGGGTCAACGGCATCCGGCTTGGGGCGTTGATTCACAAGCTGGAAACCGCCGAGTTGCCAGAGGCGGATGTGGTGCTCTTGAGCATGGGGGTAAACGACACCACGGGCTTCACGCCCCGCTTTCGTTTCCGCCGGCAGTTGCGGGCATTGCGTGAATTGCTGGCGCCACGATATTCAGGGCCCATTCTGCTTCTGAGCGTGCCACCGATGCATCTGTTCACGGCACTGCCCTCGCCGCTCCGGCACGTGATGGGGTGGCGGGCCCGGCAGCTGGATAACCTCTACATCCGTCTGGCACGCCAGTTTCCTGAAGACTTCCGTTACGTGAACTACCCGGTGGTCACCGATCCTGAGCTTCTGGCCAGGGATGGCTATCACCCCGGCCAGAAGGGTTACCGCTATATTGCCGAGGCACTGGCAGACAGGGTCAGCCCCACCAATCAGCCAGACTAA
- a CDS encoding acetolactate synthase large subunit: MTNGAQALMKTLVDAGVEVCFSNPGTSEMHFVAALDDEPKMRAVLALFEGVATGAADGYARMADKPAATLLHLGCGLGNGLANLHNARKGKVPVLNIVGDHATYHVKYDAQLQSDIETVARNVSPGFVRTAKSTETLCQDAAEAIAAARTAPGQVATLILPADVSWGEGGVPSAPMAPPTPEPADDATVEAIAKAIRSGKKTALLMGGHSLREPSMLAAAKLAAHSGVTLLAETFPTRMERGAGLPYIERIAYLAELATVQLTDIEQLILVDSKAPVSFFAYPGKQSYLVPDTCQVHTLAAPDQDILASLNKLNDAVGASQAQPKLQPAKRPGRPRGKLTAEKVCKAVGELMPENAIIVDEGITSSLMLSVMTAGAPRHDMLTLTGGAIGQGLPNAVGAAVACPDRPVIALIGDGTAMYTIQALWTMAREQLNVTFIICNNSSYSVLNIELERVGAEEAGEKAKSQLDLRGPVINFAEMANGMGVHAVRVHTAEEMAKALEYAQRMPGPHLIEAVIPESLSGVKRRILPWMLRSLPSLPLSVSKALKRKLAP, from the coding sequence ATGACAAACGGCGCTCAAGCCCTGATGAAAACCCTGGTGGATGCCGGCGTTGAGGTCTGCTTCAGCAACCCCGGCACCAGCGAGATGCACTTTGTGGCCGCCCTGGATGACGAGCCCAAAATGCGGGCGGTGCTTGCCCTGTTCGAGGGGGTCGCCACCGGCGCCGCTGACGGCTACGCCCGCATGGCCGACAAACCCGCCGCCACCCTGTTGCACCTGGGGTGCGGACTGGGCAATGGCCTGGCCAACCTGCACAACGCCCGCAAGGGCAAGGTGCCGGTGCTGAACATTGTGGGCGACCACGCCACCTACCACGTGAAATACGATGCCCAGCTGCAATCTGATATCGAGACCGTGGCCCGCAATGTGTCCCCGGGGTTTGTGCGCACCGCCAAGAGCACGGAAACCCTCTGCCAGGACGCCGCCGAAGCCATCGCGGCTGCCCGCACAGCGCCCGGGCAGGTAGCCACATTGATATTGCCTGCCGATGTGTCCTGGGGGGAGGGCGGTGTGCCCAGCGCGCCCATGGCACCGCCAACACCGGAGCCGGCAGACGATGCCACCGTGGAAGCCATTGCCAAGGCGATCCGCTCCGGCAAGAAAACCGCCCTGCTGATGGGCGGCCATTCCCTGCGAGAGCCCAGCATGCTGGCGGCCGCCAAACTGGCCGCCCACAGCGGCGTTACACTATTGGCGGAAACCTTCCCCACCCGCATGGAACGGGGTGCAGGCCTGCCTTACATCGAACGAATCGCCTACCTGGCGGAACTCGCCACGGTGCAGCTTACCGATATAGAACAGCTGATCCTGGTGGATTCGAAAGCGCCGGTTTCCTTCTTCGCCTATCCCGGAAAGCAGAGCTACCTGGTGCCGGATACCTGCCAGGTACACACCCTTGCCGCCCCGGACCAGGATATTCTGGCCAGCCTCAACAAACTCAATGACGCCGTTGGCGCCAGCCAGGCGCAGCCGAAGCTGCAACCGGCGAAACGACCGGGCCGGCCACGGGGCAAGCTGACCGCCGAGAAAGTCTGCAAGGCGGTAGGTGAGTTGATGCCCGAGAACGCCATCATCGTGGACGAGGGCATCACTTCCAGCCTGATGCTCTCGGTCATGACCGCCGGCGCGCCCCGTCACGACATGCTCACCCTCACCGGTGGCGCCATCGGCCAAGGCCTGCCCAATGCCGTGGGTGCCGCCGTGGCCTGCCCGGACCGGCCGGTTATCGCCCTGATCGGCGATGGCACCGCCATGTACACCATCCAGGCCCTGTGGACCATGGCCCGGGAACAGCTGAACGTTACCTTCATCATCTGCAACAACTCCTCCTACTCCGTGCTCAACATCGAACTGGAGCGGGTAGGCGCGGAAGAGGCAGGAGAGAAAGCCAAATCCCAGCTGGACCTGCGCGGCCCGGTGATCAACTTCGCGGAAATGGCCAACGGCATGGGCGTTCACGCCGTGCGCGTACACACCGCTGAGGAAATGGCAAAAGCCCTGGAATACGCTCAGAGAATGCCCGGGCCCCACCTTATTGAAGCCGTGATCCCGGAATCCCTGAGCGGGGTAAAACGCCGGATACTGCCGTGGATGCTGCGCTCACTGCCCAGTCTGCCGCTGTCGGTTTCCAAGGCGTTGAAGCGCAAGCTGGCGCCCTGA
- a CDS encoding FAD-dependent oxidoreductase, with protein sequence MAKVISSDILVVGGGLAGIVAALEGLRAGKSVTLADRDTEERMGGLALWAFGGMMLVGTPLQKRMKIADTPEIALEDWLSFGELAPDDELPLQWARYYVEHSRSEVYDWLSNEGIKFLPAVNWVERGRFGDGNRLPRYHVVWGTARELVRCLMTSLHRENTSGKLTLLHQHRITELDHEAGRVSGALAINEATGEEVRFAASAVVLATGGINGSHKECRANWPVDRQQPTRMLNGAHPYADGRMHHWVADTLGGRITHAGEMWNYAAGFPHPYPHFPGHGLSTIPCKSALWLNHRGERIGPEPLVTGFDTHWLCQRVAEQEKPWTWHLLNWRIAAKEFAISGAEHNARIRDKQFPQFVKELLLGNHALIRQMQHESRDFLVADSLTDLAGKMNALTCSNDINPATLKATADAFDANFAAGTSLHDDPQIRMIQHAREWKPDRLRTCKPAPLQKSGAGPFIAIRMQLITRKSLGGLQTDLQSRVLGAHGQPVEGLYCVGEAAGFGGGGANGKRSLEGTFLPGCIMTARAAVRAIVAGG encoded by the coding sequence ATGGCCAAGGTGATTTCCTCAGACATTCTGGTGGTCGGCGGCGGGCTGGCCGGTATTGTCGCGGCTCTGGAAGGATTGCGCGCCGGCAAGTCCGTAACCCTGGCAGACCGGGACACCGAAGAGCGGATGGGTGGCCTGGCGCTGTGGGCCTTTGGTGGCATGATGCTGGTGGGTACGCCGCTGCAGAAGCGCATGAAGATTGCCGACACACCGGAGATTGCCCTGGAAGACTGGCTCAGCTTTGGCGAGCTGGCCCCCGACGATGAATTGCCCCTGCAATGGGCCCGTTACTACGTTGAGCATTCACGCTCCGAGGTCTACGACTGGCTCAGCAACGAAGGCATCAAGTTCCTGCCCGCCGTGAACTGGGTTGAGCGCGGCCGTTTCGGTGATGGTAATCGTTTGCCCCGGTACCATGTAGTGTGGGGCACCGCCCGGGAACTGGTCCGCTGCCTGATGACCTCGCTGCACCGGGAGAACACCAGCGGCAAGCTCACGCTGCTGCACCAGCATCGCATTACCGAACTGGACCACGAAGCGGGAAGAGTCAGCGGCGCCCTGGCCATTAACGAGGCCACGGGTGAGGAAGTTCGCTTCGCCGCGTCTGCCGTGGTTCTGGCCACTGGCGGCATAAACGGCAGCCACAAGGAATGCCGTGCGAACTGGCCGGTGGATCGCCAGCAGCCCACCCGCATGTTGAATGGTGCCCACCCTTATGCCGATGGCCGCATGCATCACTGGGTGGCCGACACCCTCGGAGGCCGGATTACCCACGCTGGCGAAATGTGGAATTACGCGGCCGGGTTCCCGCATCCGTACCCCCACTTTCCCGGCCACGGTCTTTCCACCATCCCGTGCAAATCGGCCCTGTGGCTGAACCACCGTGGCGAGCGGATTGGCCCGGAACCGCTGGTGACCGGCTTCGATACCCACTGGTTGTGCCAGCGCGTGGCCGAACAGGAAAAGCCCTGGACCTGGCACCTGCTTAACTGGCGCATCGCCGCCAAGGAGTTTGCCATCTCGGGCGCCGAGCACAACGCCCGCATCCGGGATAAACAGTTCCCCCAGTTTGTGAAAGAGCTGTTGCTGGGCAACCACGCCCTGATTCGGCAGATGCAGCATGAAAGCCGGGATTTCCTGGTGGCGGACAGCCTGACGGATCTGGCCGGCAAGATGAACGCGCTGACCTGCTCCAACGACATCAACCCGGCAACACTCAAGGCCACCGCCGATGCCTTTGATGCCAACTTCGCGGCAGGCACCAGCCTCCATGACGACCCCCAGATCCGGATGATCCAGCATGCCCGGGAATGGAAGCCGGACCGCCTGCGCACCTGCAAACCAGCGCCGCTGCAGAAATCCGGCGCCGGCCCCTTTATCGCCATCCGCATGCAGCTGATTACTCGCAAGAGCCTGGGTGGCCTGCAAACCGATCTGCAGAGCCGAGTCCTGGGCGCCCACGGGCAGCCGGTTGAAGGCCTCTATTGTGTCGGCGAGGCGGCAGGCTTTGGTGGCGGCGGTGCGAACGGCAAACGTTCCCTGGAAGGCACCTTCCTGCCTGGCTGCATCATGACAGCCCGGGCAGCGGTGCGCGCCATCGTGGCCGGAGGCTGA
- a CDS encoding AraC family transcriptional regulator gives MTLEATVSIGWVNTVIAAAQRLSVDERTLLATAGIPEAASAQERWAIDDITRLWHAAERCTGDPGFGLKVGAEFTPMSISGVGFALQSAATLREAIVMVQRFQRLISDGGRFQVLTGHAATWLVYHPRQGKLAFSPHQIEAVLAAVVGFASWVTGTRMQPSRVQFSQPRLGPLAGYQTVFNCPVEFEQAFSGVQIDNAVLDQPLPQADPHLAQVHERYTNARLAALSINSASVPEIRRWLIARLGPVLPRRADAAEALGISERSLARRLREQGQTFDGLVDDVRREKALQGVAESTSSLPEIAEALGFAEVSTFYRAFRRWTGMPPVRWRKQQYLVQR, from the coding sequence TTGACCTTAGAGGCCACGGTTTCCATTGGCTGGGTGAATACTGTTATCGCGGCGGCGCAAAGGCTGTCCGTAGATGAACGCACTTTGCTGGCGACGGCGGGTATCCCGGAGGCTGCCAGCGCTCAGGAACGCTGGGCCATTGATGATATTACACGGCTCTGGCATGCCGCCGAGCGTTGCACCGGAGACCCCGGTTTTGGCCTGAAGGTAGGCGCCGAGTTCACCCCCATGAGCATCAGTGGTGTGGGCTTTGCGCTGCAGTCTGCGGCAACCCTGCGTGAGGCCATTGTGATGGTGCAGCGGTTCCAGCGGCTGATCTCCGATGGTGGCCGCTTCCAGGTCCTGACAGGCCATGCCGCGACCTGGCTGGTCTACCATCCCCGGCAGGGAAAACTGGCCTTCAGCCCACACCAGATAGAAGCCGTTCTGGCAGCGGTAGTCGGGTTTGCCAGCTGGGTTACAGGCACCCGGATGCAACCCTCGCGGGTGCAGTTCAGCCAACCTCGCCTCGGTCCCTTGGCGGGATACCAGACGGTCTTCAATTGCCCGGTGGAATTCGAGCAGGCGTTCAGCGGCGTCCAGATCGACAATGCCGTTCTGGACCAGCCCCTGCCCCAGGCGGACCCCCACCTTGCCCAGGTGCACGAGCGCTACACCAATGCCCGCCTTGCCGCGCTCTCCATCAACAGTGCCTCCGTGCCGGAAATACGCAGATGGCTCATTGCCCGTTTGGGACCGGTGCTGCCCCGCCGGGCCGACGCGGCCGAAGCGCTCGGCATCAGCGAACGCAGCCTGGCCCGGCGGCTCCGTGAACAGGGCCAGACCTTCGATGGGCTTGTAGACGACGTACGCCGTGAAAAGGCTTTGCAGGGGGTTGCGGAATCCACCTCTTCCCTGCCGGAAATCGCCGAGGCGTTGGGGTTTGCCGAGGTAAGCACGTTTTACCGGGCATTCCGACGCTGGACGGGCATGCCGCCAGTGCGGTGGCGCAAGCAGCAGTATTTGGTGCAACGATAG
- a CDS encoding sigma-70 family RNA polymerase sigma factor — translation MKPDSHQLPDNASAGIGPQSPSDSTERVAKLIQRVAQKDRQAFALLYEATAPKLLGTVLRILRDRGWADDVIQDSYLKIWQKAEQFSPGQSSPITWLVSIARNSAIDELRKHPAGRTTNSDELDEMPGRQSTAQEQLEDQRAANQLNHCIDQLEKDRQDMVRLAYLNGWSREDLASQFEQPINTVKTWLHRALKQLKRCLES, via the coding sequence ATGAAGCCTGACTCCCATCAGCTCCCAGACAATGCCAGCGCAGGAATCGGCCCGCAGTCGCCCTCCGACAGCACTGAGCGTGTTGCCAAGCTGATTCAACGCGTCGCTCAAAAAGACCGCCAGGCCTTCGCCCTGCTCTACGAGGCTACTGCCCCGAAACTTCTGGGCACGGTGTTGCGTATCCTCAGAGACAGAGGATGGGCAGATGATGTTATTCAGGACAGTTACCTCAAGATCTGGCAGAAAGCCGAGCAGTTTAGTCCTGGCCAATCCTCGCCGATTACCTGGCTGGTTTCCATTGCCCGCAACAGTGCAATTGATGAGCTGCGCAAACACCCTGCCGGACGCACCACGAACAGCGATGAGCTGGACGAGATGCCGGGCAGACAGTCAACGGCTCAGGAGCAGCTGGAAGACCAGCGGGCGGCAAATCAACTGAATCACTGCATCGACCAATTGGAAAAAGACCGACAGGACATGGTACGCCTGGCCTACCTTAACGGATGGTCCCGGGAGGACCTGGCAAGCCAGTTTGAACAGCCGATCAATACTGTAAAGACCTGGCTGCACCGCGCCCTGAAACAGCTGAAAAGGTGCCTGGAATCATGA
- a CDS encoding anti-sigma factor has translation MTERDDLDILVAEFVLGTLPASEREYIETRRREEPEVDDLILQWEERLGRLAEETEPVQPSPALFAKIEKALDRIESAPRQATETSNVVALRSQLKRWRWSTAIASAAALVLVAVLAFQPQPEPQAQSFVAVFQNNDEQPAFLLTVDLKEQRLNIRPVTAEPRPGKSYQLWIKADELGPNPQSVGVLGNDFNLDEGALRNYDPALLKEATFGISVEPEGGSPTGQPTGPAIHGYLYPTDGNNP, from the coding sequence ATGACTGAACGCGACGACCTGGACATTCTGGTTGCAGAGTTCGTTCTGGGCACTCTGCCGGCCTCGGAGCGGGAGTATATTGAAACCCGGCGCCGCGAGGAACCGGAGGTGGATGACCTGATACTGCAATGGGAAGAGCGGTTAGGCAGGCTGGCTGAAGAAACCGAACCCGTGCAGCCCTCGCCCGCGCTGTTCGCAAAAATCGAAAAGGCTCTGGACCGCATCGAATCGGCGCCTCGCCAGGCGACCGAAACCTCCAACGTAGTGGCTCTGCGCAGTCAACTCAAGCGCTGGCGTTGGAGCACCGCGATTGCCTCGGCGGCCGCCCTGGTTCTCGTGGCCGTTCTGGCGTTCCAGCCACAGCCCGAGCCACAAGCCCAGTCGTTTGTTGCGGTTTTCCAGAACAACGATGAACAGCCAGCCTTCCTGCTTACCGTGGACCTGAAGGAACAGCGGCTCAATATCCGACCGGTGACCGCCGAGCCAAGGCCGGGAAAATCCTATCAGTTGTGGATCAAGGCAGACGAACTGGGACCAAACCCACAGTCCGTGGGCGTTCTGGGCAACGATTTCAACCTTGATGAGGGGGCCTTGAGGAATTATGACCCGGCGCTTCTCAAGGAAGCCACGTTTGGCATCAGTGTCGAGCCCGAAGGCGGCTCACCCACTGGCCAGCCGACCGGCCCGGCGATTCACGGCTACCTCTACCCCACCGACGGAAACAATCCATAG
- a CDS encoding DUF7282 domain-containing protein, whose translation MTKHAKTSVLLAALVSGAFATGSALAAEHKAGIWTNDQSVANGVVSARKVVAEQNGWLVVHRTDESMKPGPVVAHAPLRKGMNMDVAAILIEEVQSGDMLMLMVHSEDGGMKAGIFEYTLGAREDGPIKKEGKLVMSTITAK comes from the coding sequence ATGACCAAGCATGCAAAAACATCCGTACTTTTGGCCGCCCTGGTTTCGGGCGCTTTCGCAACCGGCTCGGCACTGGCCGCTGAGCACAAGGCCGGTATCTGGACCAACGACCAGTCCGTTGCCAACGGCGTTGTATCCGCCAGAAAGGTGGTTGCCGAACAGAATGGCTGGCTGGTGGTTCATCGCACCGACGAATCCATGAAGCCGGGACCTGTTGTTGCCCATGCGCCATTACGCAAAGGCATGAACATGGATGTCGCCGCCATCCTGATCGAGGAAGTGCAATCCGGTGACATGCTGATGTTGATGGTTCACAGCGAAGACGGCGGGATGAAAGCCGGTATTTTCGAATACACCCTGGGCGCCAGGGAAGACGGCCCGATCAAAAAAGAGGGCAAGCTGGTGATGTCGACCATCACAGCGAAATAA